The stretch of DNA GATATGGGTGGCCAATACCCGACGGGTatatacccgttgccatctctaCTCGCGGCGAATCTTCATCCACCCTGCCAGGCCTGGCCGCCTGGGTTTCTGATCCAATTCAAAAGCCGTAGGTCGGGGCACGTGTCGGACGGCCCGGCTTCACCGTTGCATTGGGTTGGGCCTCTCACGAGAACAGCACGAGGGCCCGCGACGATTTCAATTGTTTCAGCCCAACGCCGAGTGTACAGCAGCAGGCTTAGAGCCCAGAGCGCATTGAGACCAATCTTACACGGAACGGTTATGAAAAACGGCCATTATAATTAAAGACCATTTAATTTACAGGTCATAAAGCCACGTGGGTACTCCGAGACGTAGGGCGAAAGCAACATGCAAAACCGGAGGGAAAAGAATGCTGTACAAGTTGGGTCACGAAATCCACGCCAAGGCCCAATTCCCACCACCCCATAAACCCTCAacggaaaaaaaaatcacatcaaatgtttaaAAAATCCCATCAAATGTTTTGACATAttcatgaagtactaaatgaagtttatttataaaattttttatatagatgggctataaatcgcgagacgaatttaacgagcctacttaattcatgatgatttgcaacagtgatattAACGTgaccattcgctaattattgattaatcgtaaattaattaacatcattatattcgtctcgcgatttacaactcataagtgaaaaaattttgtacatagattacatttaatacttcaaattcaaattagtaagattctaaaaaaattgtgattgaactaaacaggacccaaatcattctaccaacTTCATTTCAAAATACTTGTCACGTCAACTTTAAGCAattatttttttgtaaaatgTTTATCAATGTTTAATGTTTATATATCATTAGATTTGTTATAAAATAgactttattattattatatattttaaatatttacaagactttttaaaaaaatatttattcaaaGTTGGCACAATAAACAAAGAGTGACAAATATTCTGAAACAGAGATTAGTATTTCAGATCTGGAATTCAGACCAGATCACAGTGAATATAGTAATTCTCGACAAAATACTATCACCACATAATAAAACTTTAACAACACAATGCGGACCTCAAACACCTATATCAGCTACAGAAAATACAGCCCCTAACAAACTCctcgtcgtcatcgtcatcgtctCCGTTCTTTCTTTTCCCCATGGGTACGGAATGGCCACTGTACCCCCGCTCCATATCAAATTTACAAGCTAGTCCACCTGATATCCCCGCGACTAAGGGAGGAGGGGAAAAAAACGGAGAAACGTCTAGAAGAACCAAACGAGAACGAAAGCCTAGATTCCACATTTCCACTGACGCCGACCGCTCTACTTCTTCGCCTTCCGGGCCGGCACCTTCCTCGCCGGGGCCGCCGCCTTCTTCGCCGGAGCAGGCTTCTTGGCAGGGGACTTCTTGGCTGCCGCCGCGGGCTTCttggccgccggagccgccttCTTCCCCGGAGTGTCCTTGGCCGACGTCTTGGCCGCCTTGGCGGGGCGGGTCGTCCGGGACGGCGTGGCTGGGGCCTTTATCTTGGCCGCGGGCTTGGGCTTGGCAGCAGCAGCCTTGGCCTTGGGCTTGGCGGCCGCCTTGGCCTTAGGCTTGGCGGCTGGCTTGGGCTTGGGCTTGGGCTTGGCAGCCGGCTTGGCGGCTGGCTTCGGCTTCGCAGCCACTGCCTTCAGCTTGGCCGCGGGCTTCGCGGCCGGCTtcggcttcgcggcgggctTAGCCTTGGCGGGCGCCTTGGCCTTGGGCTTGGCGGCGGCCTTGGGCTTCTTCGCGGCAGGCTTCGGCTTCGACTTGGGCTTGGCGGCAGCAGGCTTGGCCTTGGGCTTGGCCTTGGGCTCgtcggcggccggggcgcgccCCGCTGGCAGCTTGTACGAGTTCTTGACCTTGGTGAgcttgccggcggcgacgagcttCTTCAGCTGCACGAGCAGCAGCTTGCGGAAGTTGGGAGGCAGCTTGGCCTTCTGCTTGTCCTCCACGAACTTGGCGATCGCGTACTGGCTCGACCCCGTCCTCTCCTTGAGCGACGTGATCGCCTCCGAGATCATCTGCGCAACCAACCAACCACCGCACGAACCCGTGAGATCCAGGCGCGACGCGGCAAGAACGAAAAGCAGCAGAGCAAGGACGGGGAAGGATTGAGCAGTTACCTCAGCGTAGGGTGGGTGGGTCGGGTTCGCGCGCttccgcggcgcggcgggcttcTTGGCCTTGGCCGGCttcgcgtcgccggcggccgcggccgcggccgcggcgggggcctCCGCTGCGGCGTCGGGGGCCGCCTCCGCCAGCGGCACCGGAGCCTCAGCCACTTCGGTCGCCATCAATGCACCTCGACGAGGAAGGAGAGCTCGCGCGCGTGCGTGCCGAGAGAGATAGCAGAGAGGTAGGAAGAGAGCTCGGTGAGTCGGTGATGGTGGGTAGGGGTGAGGAGGTCGGGGCGGAGGAAGCGGTGCTTAAATAGTGGAGACGACGAGAAGACGAGGAGCGCCCAACGCCGCGCGCTGATTGGTCGAGAGGGCCTCGCCTCGGATCGCCCCCATCAGCGCCTCACATTGAACCTGGGCTGTCCGATCCTATCCCATCCAACGGTTGTCAACGAGCCTCCCGCGGTGCCGCGGATTGCTGCCCCGCAACCGGCCGCCGGGCTCCGGAACTGGCCGCAGACTGTGCTTCTCCTCCCGATTTGCGTCCGAATATCTCTTCGCCTGATGAACGAATTCAGATGAAATTTTGAAGTATCGTAGATACGGAGCATATCTTTCAAACGAGTGTCATATTACTGGATTTGGTTGGGTATCCACGGAGATATTGGCTCGGGAACGCGAACTGGTCCGGGCGGCGCCTTTGTGTGAGTTTGGACGGGATTTCCGGGCGGCGACACGGGGTGCGCCGGCGCACAATCCGGTCTGCCGGCACGGACGCGCAGCAGGCTAGCAGAGGaagccggcgagctcgggatcTCGCCGAACCGACGTCGTTTCGACGGTCTACGGCCGGCCGGAACGCGACGCAACTGACACACCTCGAAGCACCCTCGCCGGACCGTGTGCGAGTTCCGGCCACTTCTgcgcctcccgccggcgccgccgccggccggcgcgccggagcaccgccgccctccggcgcGCCGGTCCGTGGGCAAGACGGCCCGGCAGCTGCATTTGCGTCGCGGCACTCCGATTCGTGCCAGTTCGCTCGAGAGTGACACAAGCTGGTTGCCGCCGTTGGGGAAAGCATCCCCGGTGACACGAGCCTATCTCGGTCTACTTGTGAGGCCAACTGCGTCCATCGAACTCGTCTTGTGCTCGGAACACAGCACGATTCGCGTCGATCTCGTGATGGAACGATGAACTGGGTTTGATCTTTGCGAGTTCTTGTTACTGCAGTGACGGATGAACCCGTCCAGTGAGAGGTCAAAGTAGGGGCAGGGCGTGTACTCGTTTGCCTGATGGAACGGGCTGGTGGTCAAATCGGCGTTCCAATACTGGCATGCCAAGAAACTTTTTATACGGATTCTCTGCTCCTGGATGCGTACAATCTCACGTCCCAACTGGTCAAGGATTTGCGAAAAGAAAAGTTTACAGGTTTAAACTTGAGGCTAATCATCCTGTTTCACCAAACGGAAGGTTGAAGCTGGGTGTACGAGTGTGTGGTCTCGGTTCACCATGAACCTGGGCAGCCTTGGAACGGACGGGCACACGGCAACTCGCCTCGCACGCAGCTCAGGCACGCCAACACGCCTGCTGCAAACTGCAGGCGGCACCGGATCGTGAGCTTTGATCGACGGCTAACACCTGATCATGGCAGATGAACACACGGACGGGATCATTGGTTGCTAGGGCTGTACAGGTGTATCGTCATCCTCGGTTTCGTCCGTGCACCGCGCGGCACGCCATGGAAACTTTTTGCTTCCGGCAATTGCGTGCCCTCGTCCATGGAGTTCGAGGTCCCATGGTAATTTTCACTGAGCAGTAATAATTACCGTGGTGAAATGCTAATGGCCTTTGTTTGCCTGGTTCACCAGTAGTAGCACAGGTGGGGATCGaattggctgctgctgctggcgcagATAGCACTCGAGCTGAACGTGCTTGACCATTCCATCATGCCACTCAAGGCTCGATCGATCTATAAAGGGCATCGCTACATCTTATCTTTTGTTGCTCATCTTAGCATCTTAGCTCGAATTGCTGCTAAAGACGAACGAAATTCTGCTCGAACAACTAGTTTTCGGTTCCGTTTCGACATATCTTCGCCCAGAATTCGACATATCTTCGCCCAGAATTCGACGGAGTTGTTGTTAGCAAGAATTTGGATCGCCGAGCGATCACCATCTCCCGTCTCCATCGCGTGCCGCTGATGCCGCAGGCCGGTGACGTGAGGTGAAACACGGGGGCGCTACTAGTAAAGTACTTCGCCGTGGCCCTGCTGCGATTTCGCAACACGCCTGCTGCCTTTCCTGGGCTCTTCGGTCGTCCAGCCCTTGATTTCGACCCCCCCGTCTCGCCGTGGAAAGTAGAAACGCACTCTCGCCGGTCTCGAGCCCGGCGAGGAAGCAGATCGCCGGCGAGGTAAACGACTGCATCAACTGGGCGGATCTGCGAGTTCCGCGACTGGGTGTTGGGGTGACAACGACGTCACCGGAGGAGATGACGAAGCGAACGATGCTAGGTAGCTAGACCAGACGCCCGGTGGCTGCCACTATTCCCAGGTGCTCTCTGGCCACAACTTTGCACTGGCTGCAACTGCAACATCATCGTGgagctttattttttttcatgttatGGCCAGGAACTGAAGATCCTGTTGATTAGTTCACTGAAGCTTTGGGCAGGCATGATAGGAATTTGTTGCTGCCGCGGATAGCACTTGATCGAGCTGGTTTGACCGTTCCATGCCATTTGCCCCCTTGGGCCTTGGCTCCGAGCATCATTCTCCCCTACTGCCAGGGTACGGTACACACCGAAACAGAGAGAAATTCCGATCGAGCAGTTGGCTTCCGGGGGTTTTTTTTTCCCAACGTACTTTGCCTGAACTCGATGGAGTGTAGAGTGTTTGAGCAACCAGCAAACTTTTTTGGCGATTTGGAGTAGTAAGAAACATTTGCTGTAGTAGCTAGTAACCTTTGTTGCAGTAGTAATCTGCTGCCTCTGTCGAACTGGGCGGTAGTAGTGAAATCTTGTGTAGTTCCAACGCGGATGAATTTAGGACGCTGAGACGGATGGCTGACAGCATCGTGTTGGGGGGGAAAAGGGCTGCTGAAACAAGAGTAACGCTAGCTATCTGTTAAGTTCGTTTATTTCAAAGGAACCAGCAAAGGATTAGCCGGCCTGTATCCGCACAAGGTACTAGCTGCGCACTTCCGTTGCATCACACAGCACACACAGCGAGCATTAGGCCTGATCGCTATTCGCTAACCGCAACCGTGATGAAATGATCGAGCGGCATCAGGGTCCGATTCACcagttgttgtttttttttttgaaaagtacgATTCACCAGTTTTGCCCAGGCACACACAGGACAAGACGGGAGAAGTGGCTGCTGGCGCTGACGGCACTTGGCCTGCAACCTGGTTGACCGTTCCCTGCCAGTTTTGCAACTCCAGCCCGCGGCATGCAGATGTAGGCGGCCGCCGGCTGCGTCATCATCTTGCAACCTCTCGCTCGTGCGGTCGTGGTCGTGCGATGGCCCATGGCTGTGAGCGGAAGTGGCAGGCAAGGCCGTCAGCTAGCAGCGAAACATTCTCGTGCAGCTCCGAGGCCGCCTGGACTCTGCCGAGGCGGCTACAGCGGACACGAATGGCACTCGTTGCCACACATGGCTCGCGGTATCGATATGATCGTCTTACAGAGAAATCTGTTCGAGCAAtaatggctgtgtttagttcccctgAAATCTGCTGCAAAGAGAGGTGAGGATAATGGAAGGGAAAGTAAAAACAAGTTGGGGGTTGATGATGGCGGCGAAGTAACATCACCAGCTAAAGATAAAAAATGCAAAGATGTTCTACTGTCCCCAAACAATACAGCTCGGAAGCTTTTTACAGGAGATTGTAAAGAAGCAACACTCACCACAAAGAAGCGAAAATCTGATAAGAGGTGGGTTACAAATGGTTCAGAAGATGAAAAGGATGATGAGGTAAATCCTATGGAAGTCATTGAGGGATCATCCACAGCCTTAGTGCTGTTGTCGCAGAGCGGGCAAAATAATCAAGAAATGTTGGGTGATAATGAGGAGGTTGCTGAGGGTTCAAAAAAGTTAAAAACTGATAACGTGGGGCTGCAGGAGCGGCCTCGCAGGCAAAAATGAAGCTTATTAGTTGGAACTGCCGGGGGCTTGGGAACCGACCGGCAGTTCGAGGACTTCTGGATCTCCAGAAGTGTGAAGCTCCCGACATCCTTTTTCTTTGTGAAACTAAGTTAACAAAGGAGAGGATGGAATGTTTTAGATGGATGCTAGGCATGACCAATATGGTGGCCAAATCTTGTGTTGGACGTAGTGGAGGTGTGGCTTTATTTTGGCGCGTGATTTGGATGTTCGTCTTAGAAGTTTCTCGAAATATCACATAGATGTAGAAGTCAAAGAGCATGACGGCTTTGTTTGGAGGATGACCGGAATTTATGGTGAACCTGATATGGAAAGAAGAGATATTACTTGAAAATTGTTACGTATTTTGAAGAATCAGTCAGACCTTCCATGGATTTGTCTTGGAGATTTTAATGAAATCCTATTTAGCCATGAAAAGGAGGGGGGCTGCAGAGAACACAGAAGGCTATGGAgagttttagaaaatgtttggagtaCTGCCAACTCTCCGATTTGGGTTTTATTGGGGACAAATTTACTTGGCGAAATAATAACCATATGGCAGAAAAGTATATCCAAGAAAGATTAGACAGAGCACTTGCTACCCAACATTGGTGTCTGTGTTTTCCTGAAGTGCAAGTTGTACATGCAGATCATAGGCATTCTGACCATAGACCTACTGTGGTCTGCTATGATCATCAGAGCATTAGAATGGGGGAGAACCCACCGAGGAAATCATTTTCGTTTTGAGGCGAGTTGGCTACTTGAGGAGGACTGTGCTGAAGTAATACAAAATGCTTGGACATCAGCTTTCTTGAAGCAGTCTATGACTGTGCATGAAGCTTTACAGAGAACGGCTTGTGAGCTTATGGATTGGAATAAAAATGTGCTGAGAGACTTGTTGCAATACCAGATCAAAAAAGTAAAGAATGAGCTCGAGTTTTGGCGTAGAAATTAGAAAACCAATTTCACATCATAAAGTTGACCAGGAGCAACTTCTCCGATATAGAAAAGCTTGAGAATCAAAAGGAGCTCTTCTGGAAACAAAGGAGTCATGCAAATTGGTTAAAACATGGAGATAGAAATACAAGATATTTTCATGCTTTTGCCTCGGAGCGAAGAAGAATTAATTGGCTGAAAAAGTTGAGAAATGAACATGGAAATTGAGTGGAGGGTGAAGAACAATTGAAGCATCTAGTGTTTATATACTATTCAGCCCTCTTTACCTCGCAGAGTGGTTCTTTGGTGAGCTCATTCCTAAATCAAATTCAAC from Panicum virgatum strain AP13 chromosome 9K, P.virgatum_v5, whole genome shotgun sequence encodes:
- the LOC120649446 gene encoding histone H1-like, giving the protein MATEVAEAPVPLAEAAPDAAAEAPAAAAAAAAGDAKPAKAKKPAAPRKRANPTHPPYAEMISEAITSLKERTGSSQYAIAKFVEDKQKAKLPPNFRKLLLVQLKKLVAAGKLTKVKNSYKLPAGRAPAADEPKAKPKAKPAAAKPKSKPKPAAKKPKAAAKPKAKAPAKAKPAAKPKPAAKPAAKLKAVAAKPKPAAKPAAKPKPKPKPAAKPKAKAAAKPKAKAAAAKPKPAAKIKAPATPSRTTRPAKAAKTSAKDTPGKKAAPAAKKPAAAAKKSPAKKPAPAKKAAAPARKVPARKAKK